AGGTCAGGGTCGGGTGACCCTGACCCCACAGGAGCAGGAAATTCAGAGGCTGCGGAAAGAGAACGAGATTCTGCGTCAGGAGCGTGAAATCCTAAAAAAAAGCAGCAGGTAGTGGTACGCGAAATCCTTCCACATCGGCCCCACTTTTTAGGAGGGTGGGGCCCACTGGAGGGAAGATATGGGAAAACAGCGCAAAACCTGGTCACCTGAACTCAAGGAGCAGCTTGTTCTGGCTGTCCTGAGCGGGGAGCACACCATCGCAGAAGCTGCTCGTGAATACGAGGTCAGCGAGAGCTTGCTTCACACCTGGCGTGCCCAGTTTCTGGAAGCGGGCCGTGCCCGCCTCCAGGGAGCCAGGCCGGATGCAGCCCAGAAGAAGTTGGAGAAGGAAGTCCAGCAGCTCAAGGCCATCATTGCGGATAAGGAATTGTCGCTCTACATTGCAAAAAAAATCCGGGGTCTCTGAGCGTAGATGAACTCCTGGCGTGCTATCAGGAGTTGCTCAGAGACCACCCGAAACTCAGTCTCAGCAGATTTGCTGGCGAGGTGGAGCGTCCATATCACGTCCTGCGCGATGCCCGGCAGAACGCAGAGCGTTCTGCACAGCGGACGGAGCGACGTCAGCACGTCCTGGAAGAGGTACGGCTGAAAGCCCTTGAAGAGCCACTCAGCGGCTACCGTCTGATTTATCAGGCTACCTACAACAAGATGTTCTGCGGCCTGCTCCGGGCCTCCATACTGTTCGTCGCTGCATGGTGGAGTTGAAGGTGCAGCGCCCAGTTCCCAGAAAGAAGCGCCGTCCATCGGCATGCCCTACCTCTATCGTTCTCTGGCCAGCGGGCCGCCGAATTCAGATGGATGCCACACGGCTCAGCCTACCGGACGGGATCTGCTGGGCTTACCTCGTTCTGGACGTGGAAAGTCGCGCACTGCTGCACATTGAAGTGGTCCGGAATCTCTCTGCCAGCAGCGCGGTGGCCGCGCTGCAACAAGGAGTCCATGTGCTGCACCATCTCGGCATAGACGAGCAGCTCCTGATCATGACTGATGGTGGCTCAGATTTTACGTCTGGCGCATTCCAGGCGGCCCGTCAGGAGCCGGGCAACTGGGTACGGGCCAAGGTCTCACAGAAGCGAGGAATGGGCATCCTGGAAAGGCTCAACCGGACCTTCAAATATGACGGCGTCTTCCGGGAAGAATTGACGAATATTGCCCAGCTTCGTGCGTTCAGCACGAAGTTTAAAAACTGGTACAACTCTGGAAGGAGACATTCCAGTCTGGGGTATGCCTACCCCTGGGTTAAACTGCTTGAAGCTACGGAATCTTCGAACGTGGCTTGAAGGATTTTCCGTACCACTACCCCTACATCCCCACAAAAGAAGGCTGGCTGTACCTGGCCGTGACGATGGATTTATTTGCTAGAACGATTGTGGGCTGGTCAATGGACAGCACCATGACCACAGAATTGCCATTGATTGCGCTGAATATGGCGGTGAGCAGGCGGAATCCGCCTGCGGGTCTCATTCACCACAGCGACCGGGGAAGCCAGTACGCCAGCCAGATGTTTCAAACCGCGCTTCGGAAACATGAGATGCGGTGCAGCATGAGTCGAAAGGGGGGATTGTTGGGATAACGCCGTGGTTGAAAGCTTTTTCGAGACCATAAAGCGTGAGCTGGTGGATGGCTGCGTGTATCGCAGTCATGAGGAGGCAAAGAAAGCCATTTTTGAGTACATGGAGGTGTACTACAACCGCAAACGGCGGCATTCGAGCCTGGGGTACTTGACGCCCCTAGAAGCCGAGTGCCAAGCTACAGCTGCTTAACCTGAGCGATTCAAAATCGAGTCAACCCCATCCAGAATCCGCTGTGAGAGAATATGGGCGCGCTCCCCTGAAACCTGTTTGTACACACTTCCAGATGTTCAGCTCTGGGAGCGCTTTTTGTCTACGTATTCAGGTGCAAGTTCTGAGCTATACCGTTTGCCGTTCGTATGCCTCCCAGTCTGCTGCTGAATTCGCAATCAGTCTGGCACCGAAAACAGGGGCAAGGTCAGGTCAGCGTGGCAGTTGCTGGATAAACTGTCTGGCCGAGCAGTACCGAGTGCAGGAACGGCCAAGAACAACGGAGCAGGAGGTCTAGCGTGACACAGGGTCAGGGCAGAGGAAGCGTGCAAGAACAGATCAAGGCAGCGATGATCGGACGGCCACTGTGGCAGGGGGATGCGGGCGTAGTGTTCGCCGATAGCCTCAAACTACATGGGCTGACGGCTACTGGGCGGCGGATAGTCACGGCCATGCCGGGCAAACCTGGCGATCCGCAACCGTCCGAACTGACACCAGGACAGAACCCGGCAGGCCTGACGCCACAGCGGTTGCTGCTGCTGGTGGTCCTGGGTGTGGTCTTTGGAGTGGTCACAGGACTCTTGGGCTTCCCCTGGTGGGTGCAGCTGATGCTGGGCTTGGTGCTGGGGCTGA
This sequence is a window from Deinococcus radiophilus. Protein-coding genes within it:
- a CDS encoding transposase, with product MGKQRKTWSPELKEQLVLAVLSGEHTIAEAAREYEVSESLLHTWRAQFLEAGRARLQGARPDAAQKKLEKEVQQLKAIIADKELSLYIAKKIRGL
- a CDS encoding integrase core domain-containing protein, producing MVELKVQRPVPRKKRRPSACPTSIVLWPAGRRIQMDATRLSLPDGICWAYLVLDVESRALLHIEVVRNLSASSAVAALQQGVHVLHHLGIDEQLLIMTDGGSDFTSGAFQAARQEPGNWVRAKVSQKRGMGILERLNRTFKYDGVFREELTNIAQLRAFSTKFKNWYNSGRRHSSLGYAYPWVKLLEATESSNVA